A stretch of Ipomoea triloba cultivar NCNSP0323 chromosome 11, ASM357664v1 DNA encodes these proteins:
- the LOC115995735 gene encoding uncharacterized protein LOC115995735 isoform X2 gives MVRFSCFHAQIHSHKHKPVQMSAEVMQKSLEDHSQNHSMKDFSYCEATSPPHLNEESGAVDGYAGHVIDSSSNDHDSKSEENGDDYKSESNASVDHKTANIKKSKSLGFGLGWEGRLYDDYNSEDESRERFSFDGSDTQDGAKDFVTNLLNNSQEVQLSTTVQVNADLANSESIYVIEDQKEAEREEECENYGFHQSGADEPVVHPPRTSFTFAKSCSLPIMYSTGQHFTPIMPYPRSAEDLSVLETRRKEIIMDGLAKQVMQHGEREGCVQNDEKITGENPVDDNYGTYNYVGSAKEWIVPVPDEVSMQKNINGESLICQLNELPNKDFRLKRIEEWVTDLQNCDPLEETNELAIPDSSDHEKVHNDKVLDGPPLGKLDEKVNPGMEAVKKYISSLSASATSVQLVNHGLVVIPFLSTFLSLKALNLSGNSIAKITAGALPRGLHILNLSRNNISTIEGLRELTRLRVLDLSYNRILRIGHGLAYCSSLKELYLAGNKISEVEGLHRLLKLNILDLRLNKISTAKSLGQLAANYNSLQAINLEGNPAQKNVGHEQLRKYLQSLLPHLTYYNRQSIKIGTLKDSSDRSSRLGIGSHQADRGMKAELKVVRKGTTGVSSHKSSSSIHSRKGQSTSSPKLSKSRHGHLPPSASRRSTHHHLHAIESTNNKLTNFKPKSSMRRSRSEGTLGIF, from the exons ATGGTTAGATTTTCCTGCTTCCATGCTCAAATCCACTCGCATAAACATAAG CCAGTCCAAATGTCTGCTGAAGTAATGCAAAAGAGCCTGGAAGATCATTCTCAGAATCATTCCATGAAGGATTTTAGTTATTGTGAAGCTACCAGTCCTCCGCACTTGAATGAGGAGAGTGGTGCTGTGGATGGTTATGCTGGCCATGTTATAGATTCCTCTTCTAATGATCATGACAGTAAATCTGAAGAGAACGGGGATGACTACAAAAGTGAATCCAATGCAAGTGTTGATCATAAGACTGCAAATATTAAAAAGAGTAAGTCTTTAGGCTTTGGATTGGGCTGGGAAGGAAGGCTGTATGATGACTATAACTCAGAGGATGAAAGTCGTGAAAGATTTTCATTTGATGGATCAGATACCCAAGATGGTGCCAAGGATTTTGTAACTAACTTGCTCAATAACAGTCAAGAGGTTCAGCTCTCTACAACTGTTCAAGTAAATGCTGATTTGGCAAACTCTGAATCTATATATGTGATTGAAGACCAGAAAGAGgcagagagagaagaagaatgtGAAAACTATGGCTTTCACCAATCTGGAGCTGATGAGCCTGTTGTTCATCCACCTCGCACTTCATTTACCTTTGCAAAATCATGTTCTTTGCCTATCATGTACTCCACTGGTCAACATTTTACACCCATTATGCCTTATCCCAGATCTGCTGAGGATTTGAGTGTTCTAGAGACAAGAAGAAAGGAAATTATAATGGATGGATTAGCGAAACAAGTTATGCAGCATGGAGAAAGAGAGGGCTGTGTTCAAAATGATGAGAAAATTACTGGTGAAAATCCAGTTGATGACAATTATGGCACCTATAACTATGTGGGCTCAGCGAAAGAATGGATTGTGCCTGTGCCAGATGAGGTGAGTATGCAGAAGAACATTAATGGAGAATCCTTGATTTGCCAGTTGAATGAGTTACCAAACAAGGATTTTAGGCTAAAACGAATTGAGGAGTGGGTTACAGATCTCCAGAATTGTGACCCTCTTGAAGAAACAAATGAATTAGCTATCCCTGATAGTAGTGATCATGAGAAGGTACATAATGATAAAGTCTTGGATGGGCCACCCCTGGGAAAGTTGGATGAGAAGGTCAATCCTGGTATGGAAGCAGTTAAGAAATATATCTCTTCTTTGAGTGCTTCAGCCACGTCTGTTCAACTTGTAAATCACGGATTGGTTGTTATTCCATTTCTCAGTACCTTTCTGAGCCTCAAAGCACTTAATTTATCTGGAAACTCCATAG CAAAGATTACTGCGGGTGCTTTGCCTCGAGGGCTTCATATTTTGAATCTTTCCAGAAATAATATCTCAACTATTGAAGGATTGCGAGAGCTTACTCGACTTCGTGTACTTGACCTGAGCTACAATCGAATACTGAGAATTGGACACG GTCTTGCTTACTGTTCCTCCCTGAAAGAGTTGTACCTAGCGGGCAACAAAATTAGTGAGGTCGAGGGTCTTCACCGCCTcctaaaattgaatattttggaTCTGAGGTTGaataaaatatctacagccaAATCTCTGGGCCAACTTGCAGCTAATTACAATTCTCTGCAAGCAATCAACCTGGAAGGGAATCCTGCGCAGAAGAATGTCGGTCATGAACAACTAAGGAAGTACCTGCAGAGTCTTCTTCCACACCTCACATACTATAATAGACAATCCATCAAAATTGGCACGTTGAAGGATTCATCAGACCGGTCTTCTCGATTAGGCATTGGTTCCCACCAGGCTGACCGTGGTATGAAAGCAGAACTCAAGGTTGTGCGGAAGGGAACTACAGGTGTTTCTTCACACAAATCATCCTCGTCCATTCATAGTCGTAAAGGTCAATCAACTTCCTCACCAAAGCTATCCAAAAGCAGACATGGTCACTTGCCTCCCAGTGCATCTCGAAGAAGCACTCATCATCACCTTCATGCTATTGAATCCACCAACAACAAGCTTACAAATTTCAAACCCAAATCCTCTATGCGCAGGAGCCGCAGTGAGGGAACTCTTGGCATTTTCTGA
- the LOC115995735 gene encoding uncharacterized protein LOC115995735 isoform X1, translating into MVRFSCFHAQIHSHKHKKPVQMSAEVMQKSLEDHSQNHSMKDFSYCEATSPPHLNEESGAVDGYAGHVIDSSSNDHDSKSEENGDDYKSESNASVDHKTANIKKSKSLGFGLGWEGRLYDDYNSEDESRERFSFDGSDTQDGAKDFVTNLLNNSQEVQLSTTVQVNADLANSESIYVIEDQKEAEREEECENYGFHQSGADEPVVHPPRTSFTFAKSCSLPIMYSTGQHFTPIMPYPRSAEDLSVLETRRKEIIMDGLAKQVMQHGEREGCVQNDEKITGENPVDDNYGTYNYVGSAKEWIVPVPDEVSMQKNINGESLICQLNELPNKDFRLKRIEEWVTDLQNCDPLEETNELAIPDSSDHEKVHNDKVLDGPPLGKLDEKVNPGMEAVKKYISSLSASATSVQLVNHGLVVIPFLSTFLSLKALNLSGNSIAKITAGALPRGLHILNLSRNNISTIEGLRELTRLRVLDLSYNRILRIGHGLAYCSSLKELYLAGNKISEVEGLHRLLKLNILDLRLNKISTAKSLGQLAANYNSLQAINLEGNPAQKNVGHEQLRKYLQSLLPHLTYYNRQSIKIGTLKDSSDRSSRLGIGSHQADRGMKAELKVVRKGTTGVSSHKSSSSIHSRKGQSTSSPKLSKSRHGHLPPSASRRSTHHHLHAIESTNNKLTNFKPKSSMRRSRSEGTLGIF; encoded by the exons ATGGTTAGATTTTCCTGCTTCCATGCTCAAATCCACTCGCATAAACATAAG AAGCCAGTCCAAATGTCTGCTGAAGTAATGCAAAAGAGCCTGGAAGATCATTCTCAGAATCATTCCATGAAGGATTTTAGTTATTGTGAAGCTACCAGTCCTCCGCACTTGAATGAGGAGAGTGGTGCTGTGGATGGTTATGCTGGCCATGTTATAGATTCCTCTTCTAATGATCATGACAGTAAATCTGAAGAGAACGGGGATGACTACAAAAGTGAATCCAATGCAAGTGTTGATCATAAGACTGCAAATATTAAAAAGAGTAAGTCTTTAGGCTTTGGATTGGGCTGGGAAGGAAGGCTGTATGATGACTATAACTCAGAGGATGAAAGTCGTGAAAGATTTTCATTTGATGGATCAGATACCCAAGATGGTGCCAAGGATTTTGTAACTAACTTGCTCAATAACAGTCAAGAGGTTCAGCTCTCTACAACTGTTCAAGTAAATGCTGATTTGGCAAACTCTGAATCTATATATGTGATTGAAGACCAGAAAGAGgcagagagagaagaagaatgtGAAAACTATGGCTTTCACCAATCTGGAGCTGATGAGCCTGTTGTTCATCCACCTCGCACTTCATTTACCTTTGCAAAATCATGTTCTTTGCCTATCATGTACTCCACTGGTCAACATTTTACACCCATTATGCCTTATCCCAGATCTGCTGAGGATTTGAGTGTTCTAGAGACAAGAAGAAAGGAAATTATAATGGATGGATTAGCGAAACAAGTTATGCAGCATGGAGAAAGAGAGGGCTGTGTTCAAAATGATGAGAAAATTACTGGTGAAAATCCAGTTGATGACAATTATGGCACCTATAACTATGTGGGCTCAGCGAAAGAATGGATTGTGCCTGTGCCAGATGAGGTGAGTATGCAGAAGAACATTAATGGAGAATCCTTGATTTGCCAGTTGAATGAGTTACCAAACAAGGATTTTAGGCTAAAACGAATTGAGGAGTGGGTTACAGATCTCCAGAATTGTGACCCTCTTGAAGAAACAAATGAATTAGCTATCCCTGATAGTAGTGATCATGAGAAGGTACATAATGATAAAGTCTTGGATGGGCCACCCCTGGGAAAGTTGGATGAGAAGGTCAATCCTGGTATGGAAGCAGTTAAGAAATATATCTCTTCTTTGAGTGCTTCAGCCACGTCTGTTCAACTTGTAAATCACGGATTGGTTGTTATTCCATTTCTCAGTACCTTTCTGAGCCTCAAAGCACTTAATTTATCTGGAAACTCCATAG CAAAGATTACTGCGGGTGCTTTGCCTCGAGGGCTTCATATTTTGAATCTTTCCAGAAATAATATCTCAACTATTGAAGGATTGCGAGAGCTTACTCGACTTCGTGTACTTGACCTGAGCTACAATCGAATACTGAGAATTGGACACG GTCTTGCTTACTGTTCCTCCCTGAAAGAGTTGTACCTAGCGGGCAACAAAATTAGTGAGGTCGAGGGTCTTCACCGCCTcctaaaattgaatattttggaTCTGAGGTTGaataaaatatctacagccaAATCTCTGGGCCAACTTGCAGCTAATTACAATTCTCTGCAAGCAATCAACCTGGAAGGGAATCCTGCGCAGAAGAATGTCGGTCATGAACAACTAAGGAAGTACCTGCAGAGTCTTCTTCCACACCTCACATACTATAATAGACAATCCATCAAAATTGGCACGTTGAAGGATTCATCAGACCGGTCTTCTCGATTAGGCATTGGTTCCCACCAGGCTGACCGTGGTATGAAAGCAGAACTCAAGGTTGTGCGGAAGGGAACTACAGGTGTTTCTTCACACAAATCATCCTCGTCCATTCATAGTCGTAAAGGTCAATCAACTTCCTCACCAAAGCTATCCAAAAGCAGACATGGTCACTTGCCTCCCAGTGCATCTCGAAGAAGCACTCATCATCACCTTCATGCTATTGAATCCACCAACAACAAGCTTACAAATTTCAAACCCAAATCCTCTATGCGCAGGAGCCGCAGTGAGGGAACTCTTGGCATTTTCTGA
- the LOC115995736 gene encoding frataxin, mitochondrial-like isoform X3 → MASLYSRTKLLLLRPWRAFIAPLSWYPSLRHPFLPSSSSPVHDSLPEYSDRGAKSFLLITCKSFSSNTPLDEAPALIDYRSMLQEDEYHKLANTTIHDILDKLENEVLTLKLGSFGTYVINKQTPNRQIWMSSPISGPSRFDWDQNLKAWVYRRTKANLIQVLENTIPPSPSLFSVFCRYNSSSLPQTQ, encoded by the exons ATGGCTTCTCTTTATTCCAGGACGAAGCTTCTCCTTCTCCGGCCATGGAGAGCTTTCATAGCTCCGCTTTCATGGTATCCTTCACTGCGGCATCCGTTCCTCCCGTCGTCTTCTTCTCCGGTACATGATTCTCTTCCCGAATATTCGGATCGCGGCGCTAAATCGTTTCTGCTAATCACTTGTAAAAGCTTCTCCTCCAACACTCCTCTCGATGAAGCCCCTGCACTTATCGATTATCG TTCAATGCTGCAGGAAGATGAGTATCACAAGTTGGCTAACACTACTATCCATGACATTCTTGATAAGTTGGAG AATGAGGTTTTGACACTAAAGCTTGGGAGTTTTGGGACCTAtgtaataaacaaacaaacacctAATAGACAGATTTGGATGTCATCACCAATAAG TGGTCCATCAAGGTTCGATTGGGATCAGAATTTGAAGGCTTGGGTTTATAGACGAACCAAAGCAAACTTGATCCAAGTCTTAGAGA ATACAATTCCCCCCTCCCCCTCACTCTTCTCAGTCTTCTGCCGATACAATTCTTCCTCCCTTCCTCAAACCCAATAA
- the LOC115995736 gene encoding frataxin, mitochondrial-like isoform X1 produces the protein MASLYSRTKLLLLRPWRAFIAPLSWYPSLRHPFLPSSSSPVHDSLPEYSDRGAKSFLLITCKSFSSNTPLDEAPALIDYRSMLQEDEYHKLANTTIHDILDKLEEFGDLVDIDGYDVDYGNEVLTLKLGSFGTYVINKQTPNRQIWMSSPISGPSRFDWDQNLKAWVYRRTKANLIQVLENTIPPSPSLFSVFCRYNSSSLPQTQ, from the exons ATGGCTTCTCTTTATTCCAGGACGAAGCTTCTCCTTCTCCGGCCATGGAGAGCTTTCATAGCTCCGCTTTCATGGTATCCTTCACTGCGGCATCCGTTCCTCCCGTCGTCTTCTTCTCCGGTACATGATTCTCTTCCCGAATATTCGGATCGCGGCGCTAAATCGTTTCTGCTAATCACTTGTAAAAGCTTCTCCTCCAACACTCCTCTCGATGAAGCCCCTGCACTTATCGATTATCG TTCAATGCTGCAGGAAGATGAGTATCACAAGTTGGCTAACACTACTATCCATGACATTCTTGATAAGTTGGAG GAATTTGGGGATTTGGTAGATATTGATGGTTATGATGTGGACTATGGA AATGAGGTTTTGACACTAAAGCTTGGGAGTTTTGGGACCTAtgtaataaacaaacaaacacctAATAGACAGATTTGGATGTCATCACCAATAAG TGGTCCATCAAGGTTCGATTGGGATCAGAATTTGAAGGCTTGGGTTTATAGACGAACCAAAGCAAACTTGATCCAAGTCTTAGAGA ATACAATTCCCCCCTCCCCCTCACTCTTCTCAGTCTTCTGCCGATACAATTCTTCCTCCCTTCCTCAAACCCAATAA
- the LOC115995736 gene encoding uncharacterized protein LOC115995736 isoform X2, with protein sequence MASLYSRTKLLLLRPWRAFIAPLSWYPSLRHPFLPSSSSPVHDSLPEYSDRGAKSFLLITCKSFSSNTPLDEAPALIDYRSMLQEDEYHKLANTTIHDILDKLEEFGDLVDIDGYDVDYGNEVLTLKLGSFGTYVINKQTPNRQIWMSSPIRYNSPLPLTLLSLLPIQFFLPSSNPINTQQTHRKRIQSKLTRSKHKAKHSNDY encoded by the exons ATGGCTTCTCTTTATTCCAGGACGAAGCTTCTCCTTCTCCGGCCATGGAGAGCTTTCATAGCTCCGCTTTCATGGTATCCTTCACTGCGGCATCCGTTCCTCCCGTCGTCTTCTTCTCCGGTACATGATTCTCTTCCCGAATATTCGGATCGCGGCGCTAAATCGTTTCTGCTAATCACTTGTAAAAGCTTCTCCTCCAACACTCCTCTCGATGAAGCCCCTGCACTTATCGATTATCG TTCAATGCTGCAGGAAGATGAGTATCACAAGTTGGCTAACACTACTATCCATGACATTCTTGATAAGTTGGAG GAATTTGGGGATTTGGTAGATATTGATGGTTATGATGTGGACTATGGA AATGAGGTTTTGACACTAAAGCTTGGGAGTTTTGGGACCTAtgtaataaacaaacaaacacctAATAGACAGATTTGGATGTCATCACCAATAAG ATACAATTCCCCCCTCCCCCTCACTCTTCTCAGTCTTCTGCCGATACAATTCTTCCTCCCTTCCTCAAACCCAATAAACACACAGCAAACTCACCGGAAGCGAATACAAAGCAAACTCACCAGAAGCAAACACAAGGCAAAGCACTCCAACGATTATTGA
- the LOC115996231 gene encoding zinc finger protein CONSTANS-LIKE 1-like, whose product MKKSCELCQGVAKTFCESDQANLCWNCDAKVHSANFLVERHSRFLLCNVCHSPTSWSASGANLGFAVSLCGCCVADTGRRRQEAEESQGESRVEEPGYEDDNDDDDDDDEEEDEISDSEDIQVVPWSSTPPPAISSSSSEDSSRDGEEGEVFLKRSRETNPDPFSDDDRGSSLLRENSCKLPPLATASAFAGSLSTGMTRPMKIRKREDCQMGRFV is encoded by the exons atgaagaagagttGCGAGCTCTGTCAAGGTGTAGCTAAGACTTTTTGCGAGTCCGATCAAGCCAATCTGTGCTGGAACTGCGACGCTAAGGTGCACTCGGCCAACTTTCTCGTGGAGCGTCACTCGCGCTTCCTGCTCTGCAACGTTTGTCACTCGCCGACGTCGTGGTCGGCTTCCGGCGCAAATCTCGGATTCGCGGTGTCCTTGTGCGGATGCTGCGTTGCAGATACTGGAAGACGGAGGCAGGAGGCGGAGGAGAGCCAGGGAGAGAGCCGCGTCGAGGAACCAGGATACgaagatgataatgatgatgacgaCGACGACGATGAAGAGGAGGATGAGATCAGTGATTCGGAGGATATTCAGGTGGTTCCGTGGTCATCAACGCCGCCGCCGGCGATTTCATCAAGCAGCAGCGAAGATTCATCCCGCGACGGCGAGGAGGGAGAAGTTTTCCTGAAACGATCGCGTGAAACCAATCCAGATCCCTTCTCTGAT GATGATCGTGGAAGTTCATTGTTACGGGAAAACTCCTGTAAATTGCCGCCGTTGGCGACGGCTTCGGCTTTTGCTGGCTCATTGTCAACCGGTATGACAAGACCCATGAAGATCCGGAAACGGGAAGATTGCCAAATGGGTCGGTTTGTATAG